A part of Myxococcus landrumus genomic DNA contains:
- a CDS encoding sulfatase-like hydrolase/transferase, translating into MSRTPPATLTPPERLRQRLADALPLLGPALLWCTLHGLLALVFFGAPLLASVERLAPALRPVLLAGGVVQALFLGLLAFVATLPFMLFGRRYALTMTLAVALGVAMLGVDALVLSSLGFHINGLVLAVALQPRALAETGLAPHELALAALGALAILSLDVWTGVHFLRRVQRPRRVAWLVALLVLITAAERLTSAYLVFAHGGAVLHAATTLPLQAPVRMNTLLTRLTDRPPASGLRLGVSPEAGAPAASIDPSAVRFTRRPDILLILAESLRDDFFTPEVMPHLWRRAEHGTRFLHHHSAASSTDFSLFSLFFGLEAQRRDAVVGAGRAPLLFPALKANGYRQAFFAASSVDWMGLKDTVFRDVHGGLRTDYEGRSHLRDAEMVKDAVNLARSTPQEVPLFTFVFFAGTHFDYDYPPRSAVFSPAWDGNGGLATARVPAEHLKARAWNSAYEVDAKVEELLTQWEAARGTRPLVVFTGDHGEEFREHGRVGHASDVTELQLHVPMLIFDERLAPGEVDSVTGHIDLVPTLFDLLGDTHPPEKLGDGIPMTRPDPRRYLLTTIGWEPRYALIGRELKVRFGAGLPGTELSDMWDRPLPDAQERFAAEAPRILRRLRGGDAEREESPEPTSTATKPPR; encoded by the coding sequence ATGTCTCGGACGCCTCCCGCCACCCTCACGCCCCCAGAGAGGCTCCGCCAGAGACTGGCCGACGCCCTGCCATTGCTGGGCCCCGCGCTGCTCTGGTGCACCCTGCACGGGCTGCTCGCGCTGGTCTTCTTCGGCGCCCCGCTGCTCGCCTCCGTGGAGCGACTGGCCCCGGCGCTGAGGCCCGTGCTGCTCGCGGGCGGCGTCGTCCAGGCCCTGTTCCTGGGGCTCCTCGCCTTCGTGGCCACCCTGCCCTTCATGCTGTTCGGGCGGCGCTACGCGCTGACGATGACCCTCGCGGTGGCCCTGGGCGTGGCGATGCTGGGCGTGGATGCGCTGGTGCTGTCGTCGCTGGGCTTCCACATCAACGGCCTGGTCCTCGCCGTCGCGCTCCAGCCACGTGCGCTCGCGGAGACGGGGCTCGCGCCCCATGAGCTCGCGCTCGCGGCCCTGGGGGCCCTGGCCATCCTGTCGCTCGATGTCTGGACCGGCGTCCACTTCCTGCGGCGCGTGCAGCGTCCCCGCCGTGTGGCCTGGCTCGTCGCGCTCCTGGTCCTCATCACCGCGGCGGAGCGACTGACCAGCGCCTATCTGGTCTTCGCCCACGGCGGCGCGGTGCTGCACGCGGCCACCACCCTGCCCCTCCAGGCACCGGTGCGGATGAACACGCTGCTCACGCGGCTGACGGACCGGCCGCCCGCCTCCGGCCTGCGCCTGGGCGTCAGCCCCGAGGCCGGTGCCCCCGCCGCGAGCATCGACCCCTCCGCCGTGCGCTTCACGCGCCGCCCCGACATCCTGCTCATCCTCGCGGAGAGCCTGCGCGACGACTTCTTCACGCCGGAGGTCATGCCGCATTTGTGGCGCAGGGCGGAGCACGGCACGCGCTTCCTGCATCACCACAGCGCGGCGAGCTCCACGGACTTCTCCCTCTTCAGCCTCTTCTTCGGCCTGGAAGCCCAGCGCCGGGACGCGGTGGTGGGCGCGGGGCGCGCGCCGCTGCTGTTCCCCGCGCTCAAGGCCAATGGCTACCGCCAGGCCTTCTTCGCCGCGTCCTCGGTGGATTGGATGGGCCTGAAGGACACCGTGTTCCGCGATGTCCACGGCGGCCTGCGCACGGACTACGAAGGCCGCAGCCACCTGCGCGACGCGGAGATGGTGAAGGACGCGGTGAACCTGGCGCGGTCGACGCCACAAGAGGTCCCGCTCTTCACCTTCGTCTTCTTCGCGGGGACCCACTTCGACTACGACTACCCGCCGCGCTCCGCGGTGTTCTCGCCCGCATGGGACGGCAACGGAGGCCTCGCCACCGCGCGAGTCCCCGCCGAGCACCTCAAGGCCCGCGCCTGGAACTCCGCCTACGAGGTGGATGCCAAGGTCGAAGAGCTGCTGACCCAATGGGAGGCCGCGCGAGGCACGCGCCCCCTGGTCGTCTTCACCGGAGACCACGGCGAGGAGTTCCGCGAGCACGGCCGCGTGGGCCACGCCAGCGACGTCACCGAGCTCCAGTTGCATGTCCCCATGCTCATCTTCGACGAGCGCCTGGCGCCCGGAGAGGTCGACTCCGTCACTGGCCACATCGACCTGGTGCCCACGTTGTTCGACCTGCTCGGCGACACGCACCCGCCGGAGAAGCTGGGCGACGGCATTCCGATGACGCGGCCGGACCCTCGGCGCTACCTGCTCACCACCATCGGCTGGGAGCCTCGCTACGCGCTCATCGGCCGCGAGCTGAAGGTGCGCTTCGGCGCGGGACTCCCAGGCACGGAGCTCTCGGACATGTGGGACCGCCCGCTGCCGGATGCCCAGGAACGCTTCGCCGCCGAGGCGCCTCGCATCCTGCGCCGCCTCCGAGGGGGCGACGCCGAGCGCGAGGAATCTCCCGAGCCCACCAGCACCGCGACGAAACCTCCGCGCTGA
- a CDS encoding LysR family transcriptional regulator, giving the protein MPPRKLLRHLVWLESFTAAVEAGSIDSAAEHLGVARSVVSEHIRSLEMALADGATLLERGPGRRLQLTARGERLFAGTQTPLHQLDMKRLIDLASAEPVVRLGLNPTLSLSLLGKVAQDAAARGLKLVLSFGGPHELTRQVQTRQLDLALDFTPLPPHEGVESESLLRMPFVVLAGPGSALASSAASRRSLHVRDLGGQPFVDWLRDDPYGGANSARFAAHGVTVSEVARVESFLLLYDLLRAFSACAIAPDLRRMHPFPPDIHAWPLEEEEPQAVAVVALWPSGALSLGASTLLDGLRQPV; this is encoded by the coding sequence ATGCCGCCACGCAAGCTCCTGCGACACCTCGTCTGGCTGGAGTCCTTCACCGCCGCGGTGGAGGCCGGCAGCATCGACTCCGCCGCCGAGCACCTGGGCGTGGCGCGCTCCGTGGTGAGCGAGCACATCCGCTCGCTGGAGATGGCGCTGGCGGACGGCGCGACGCTGCTCGAGCGAGGCCCGGGCCGGCGCCTCCAGCTCACCGCGCGAGGCGAGCGCCTCTTCGCCGGCACGCAGACACCCCTGCACCAGCTCGACATGAAGCGGCTGATAGACCTGGCCAGCGCCGAGCCCGTGGTGCGCCTGGGCCTCAACCCCACCTTGTCCCTCTCCCTGCTGGGCAAGGTGGCGCAAGACGCGGCCGCGCGGGGCCTCAAGCTGGTCCTCAGCTTTGGTGGGCCGCATGAGCTCACGCGCCAGGTGCAGACGCGCCAGCTCGACCTGGCCCTCGACTTCACTCCACTCCCACCCCACGAGGGCGTCGAGTCCGAGTCCCTGCTGCGCATGCCCTTCGTCGTGCTGGCGGGGCCCGGCAGCGCGCTGGCGAGCTCCGCGGCGTCCCGGCGCTCCCTCCACGTGAGGGACCTGGGAGGCCAGCCCTTCGTCGACTGGCTGCGCGATGACCCCTATGGCGGCGCCAACAGCGCACGCTTCGCGGCGCATGGCGTCACCGTGTCCGAGGTGGCGCGCGTCGAGAGCTTCCTGCTCCTCTACGATTTGCTGCGGGCCTTCAGCGCCTGCGCGATTGCGCCGGACCTGCGCCGCATGCACCCGTTTCCCCCGGACATCCACGCGTGGCCGCTCGAGGAGGAGGAGCCCCAGGCCGTGGCGGTCGTCGCCCTCTGGCCGTCGGGGGCGCTGAGCCTGGGGGCCTCGACGCTGCTCGACGGACTGCGTCAACCCGTATGA
- a CDS encoding aromatic amino acid hydroxylase: MTPTELTISRLPAHLRRYVVSQDYAAYTPRDHAVWRHILGKLRGHLAERAHPVYLEGLAATGINAEAIPSLDEMNAQLARLGWSAVGVRGFIPPAVFTELQSMGVLAIAADIRTHEHIEYTPAPDIVHESAGHAPIIANRRYAEYLKACGMVGFKSIASVEDQAVFEAIRNLSVVKEDPDASAEEVAHAEARLAAASASRRYVSESTRAARLYWWTAEYGLVGNLDEPRIYGAGILSSIGEAVHCLTPAVRKLPLTVACADADYDITRMQPQLFVARDFEHLFEVLAEFESTLAWKRGGDFGLEVAREARTVNHLVLADGREVTGRVRESVLAPGPVAPGLTSALVRMEGPIIVSRGGKSDGARPWNGDALVAFGAGELPERGPFKVSMSSGLELEGFAAGGGEVLALRARLGGRMLEVPAVTKLFLTPHLPSVAGGPADPETWDQWFGELEAFAAGDGEEQARARKSLALHPSLAALYREVRTLRETGKARPERLSQIAAAATDFQDDWLLRTEVDELRTARA; the protein is encoded by the coding sequence ATGACGCCAACGGAACTGACGATATCCCGCCTGCCCGCGCATCTGCGGCGCTACGTGGTGAGCCAGGACTACGCGGCGTATACGCCGAGGGACCACGCGGTCTGGCGTCACATCCTGGGCAAGCTGCGCGGACACCTCGCGGAGCGGGCGCACCCGGTGTACCTGGAGGGGCTGGCGGCGACGGGCATCAACGCCGAGGCCATTCCCAGCCTGGACGAGATGAACGCGCAGCTCGCGCGGCTGGGCTGGTCGGCGGTGGGCGTGCGCGGCTTCATTCCGCCCGCGGTCTTCACGGAGCTCCAGTCGATGGGCGTGCTGGCCATCGCCGCGGACATCCGCACGCACGAGCACATCGAATACACGCCCGCGCCGGACATCGTGCACGAGAGCGCGGGGCACGCGCCCATCATCGCGAACCGTCGCTACGCCGAGTACCTGAAGGCCTGCGGCATGGTGGGCTTCAAGTCGATTGCCAGCGTGGAGGACCAGGCCGTCTTCGAGGCCATCCGCAACCTCTCGGTCGTGAAGGAGGACCCGGACGCGAGCGCGGAAGAAGTGGCGCACGCGGAGGCGCGACTGGCGGCGGCGAGCGCGAGCCGGCGCTACGTGAGCGAGAGCACGCGCGCGGCGCGGCTGTACTGGTGGACGGCGGAGTACGGGCTCGTGGGGAATCTCGACGAGCCGCGCATCTACGGCGCGGGCATCCTGTCGAGCATCGGCGAGGCGGTGCACTGTCTGACGCCCGCGGTGCGCAAGCTGCCGCTCACCGTCGCGTGCGCGGACGCGGACTACGACATCACGCGGATGCAGCCGCAGCTCTTCGTGGCGCGCGACTTCGAGCACCTGTTCGAGGTGCTCGCTGAGTTCGAGTCCACGCTGGCGTGGAAGCGCGGTGGCGACTTCGGGCTGGAGGTCGCTCGCGAGGCGCGCACGGTGAATCACCTGGTGTTGGCGGATGGTCGCGAGGTGACGGGGCGGGTGCGGGAATCGGTGCTGGCGCCGGGGCCGGTGGCACCTGGACTCACCTCCGCGCTGGTTCGGATGGAGGGTCCCATCATCGTCTCACGCGGTGGGAAGAGCGACGGCGCGCGGCCGTGGAACGGCGATGCGCTGGTGGCCTTCGGTGCGGGCGAGCTTCCGGAGCGCGGCCCGTTCAAGGTGTCGATGTCGAGTGGTCTGGAACTGGAAGGTTTCGCGGCGGGAGGCGGAGAGGTGTTGGCGCTCCGGGCTAGGCTGGGTGGACGGATGTTGGAAGTCCCCGCGGTGACGAAGCTCTTCCTCACCCCGCACCTGCCCTCGGTTGCGGGAGGTCCGGCGGACCCGGAGACGTGGGACCAGTGGTTCGGTGAGCTGGAGGCGTTCGCCGCGGGCGACGGCGAGGAGCAGGCCCGCGCGCGCAAGTCGCTGGCGCTGCACCCGTCGCTCGCCGCGCTCTACCGGGAGGTGCGCACGCTGCGCGAGACGGGGAAGGCCCGGCCGGAGCGGCTCTCCCAGATTGCCGCCGCCGCGACGGACTTCCAGGACGACTGGCTCCTGCGCACCGAGGTCGACGAGCTGAGGACGGCTCGCGCCTGA
- the mrpC gene encoding Crp/Fnr family transcriptional regulator MrpC: protein MHGFNRPLGPIGSNVVAPLQATSSGMMVTANKLVPGQEAIDFKGYFKVESFPHNSTIYRPGDNTDRVYLLKSGRVRLMRIGKNGTRSVVSILRPGDLFGELFRPEGTPIEEMAIAAGEAEVWSIEGRDFRAQLEARPALAVDVVRAYAERVRALRKRVLGLTFKEVPARLADTLLTLVEAHGERCPHGGETDLRGITQQDLADLVGASRSFVSTLINEMKREGVLGNVGRILCVRDQKALRKIASKEK from the coding sequence ATGCACGGTTTCAATCGCCCCCTCGGCCCTATCGGTTCCAACGTCGTGGCACCGCTCCAGGCGACCAGCTCCGGGATGATGGTGACCGCGAACAAGCTCGTTCCGGGGCAGGAGGCCATCGACTTCAAGGGGTACTTCAAGGTCGAGTCCTTCCCGCACAACTCGACCATCTACCGCCCCGGCGACAACACGGACCGCGTCTATCTGCTCAAGTCCGGTCGCGTGCGGCTGATGCGCATTGGAAAGAATGGCACCCGCTCCGTGGTGTCCATCCTCCGCCCGGGTGACTTGTTCGGCGAGCTGTTCCGCCCCGAGGGCACGCCCATCGAGGAGATGGCCATCGCCGCGGGCGAGGCCGAGGTGTGGAGCATCGAGGGCCGCGACTTCCGCGCGCAGCTGGAGGCCCGCCCCGCCCTGGCCGTCGACGTGGTCCGCGCCTACGCCGAGCGCGTGCGTGCCCTGCGCAAGCGCGTGCTCGGGCTGACCTTCAAGGAGGTCCCCGCGCGGCTGGCGGACACGCTCCTGACGCTGGTGGAGGCGCACGGCGAGCGCTGCCCCCACGGCGGTGAGACGGACCTGCGCGGCATCACCCAGCAGGACCTGGCGGACCTGGTCGGCGCGTCGCGCTCGTTCGTGTCCACGCTCATCAACGAGATGAAGCGCGAGGGTGTGCTGGGCAACGTCGGCCGCATCCTCTGCGTCCGCGACCAGAAGGCCCTGCGCAAGATTGCCTCGAAGGAGAAGTGA
- a CDS encoding sigma-54-dependent transcriptional regulator, translating into METLLIVDDDVSLLETLKMHFEEIEHDGQPRYQVATATSAAAGLRAAQEAMPSVVILDMMLPDRTGLEIIEEMKGLCGDARIILVTAYHDMETTIRAMKAGAFDYIHKPFPDPAALDLVVERALEYRQLSRRADEVNRENAAVRLGDIVGTSPSMQQLVKEIGKVTGSAATVLITGESGTGKELIARVIHNYSYDEPRPFIGINCSAIVDTLLESELFGHEKGAFTGATSGKPGKFELAEDGTVFLDEIGDMSLMLQAKLLRVLQEREFERVGGVKRIKLRARVIAATHRNLAEEVEHVRFREDLYQRLKVITLLIPPLRVRREDIPLLVKHLLERINEKVHKRVTRVPPEVMERLTRLPWRGNVRELENVLTRAVVLAPGDVLRGDDLPSLDSTPPPEAGRPSATNVMFTAPTVDDASLIPTLDEAERLLIARAMAVTKGHKGRTCQILGISRPTLERKLQKYNLSQGQNPLGHGFTVKDDP; encoded by the coding sequence ATGGAGACCCTTCTCATCGTTGACGATGACGTGTCGCTCCTCGAGACGCTCAAGATGCACTTCGAGGAAATCGAACACGACGGCCAGCCTCGCTACCAGGTGGCCACCGCCACCAGCGCCGCCGCGGGCCTGCGCGCCGCCCAGGAGGCCATGCCCAGCGTGGTCATCCTCGACATGATGCTGCCGGACCGCACCGGTCTGGAAATCATCGAGGAGATGAAGGGCCTGTGCGGCGATGCCCGCATCATCCTGGTCACCGCCTACCACGACATGGAGACCACCATCCGCGCCATGAAGGCGGGTGCGTTCGACTACATCCACAAGCCCTTCCCGGACCCCGCCGCGCTGGACCTCGTCGTGGAGCGCGCGCTCGAATACCGCCAGCTCTCGCGCCGCGCGGACGAGGTCAACCGGGAGAACGCCGCCGTCCGGCTGGGCGACATCGTCGGCACCAGCCCCTCCATGCAGCAGCTGGTGAAGGAGATTGGCAAGGTCACCGGCAGCGCCGCCACCGTGCTGATTACCGGCGAGAGCGGCACCGGCAAGGAGCTCATCGCCCGCGTCATCCACAACTACTCGTACGACGAGCCCCGGCCCTTCATCGGCATCAACTGCTCGGCCATCGTCGACACGCTGCTGGAGAGCGAGCTGTTCGGCCACGAGAAGGGCGCCTTCACCGGCGCCACGTCGGGCAAGCCCGGCAAGTTCGAGCTGGCCGAGGATGGCACCGTCTTCCTCGACGAGATTGGCGACATGTCGCTGATGCTCCAGGCCAAGCTCTTGCGCGTCCTGCAGGAGCGCGAGTTCGAGCGCGTGGGCGGCGTCAAGCGCATCAAGCTGCGCGCCCGCGTCATCGCCGCCACCCACCGCAACCTCGCGGAGGAAGTCGAGCACGTCCGCTTTCGCGAGGACCTCTACCAGCGCCTCAAGGTGATTACCCTCCTGATTCCCCCGCTGCGCGTGCGGCGCGAGGACATCCCGCTGCTCGTCAAACACCTGCTCGAGCGCATCAACGAGAAGGTCCACAAGCGCGTCACCCGCGTGCCTCCCGAGGTCATGGAGCGCCTCACCCGGCTGCCCTGGCGCGGCAACGTGCGCGAGCTGGAGAACGTCCTCACCCGCGCCGTCGTCCTCGCTCCGGGTGATGTGTTGCGCGGTGATGACCTGCCGTCGCTCGACAGCACGCCGCCCCCGGAGGCAGGACGTCCCTCCGCGACAAACGTCATGTTCACCGCGCCCACCGTGGACGACGCCAGCCTCATCCCCACGCTCGACGAGGCCGAGCGCCTGCTGATCGCCCGTGCCATGGCCGTCACCAAAGGGCACAAGGGTCGCACGTGCCAGATTCTTGGAATCAGTCGACCCACCCTGGAGCGCAAACTCCAGAAGTACAATCTTTCACAGGGACAGAACCCTCTAGGGCACGGGTTCACCGTGAAGGACGACCCGTGA
- a CDS encoding sensor histidine kinase: MNAHLLQAALLAWSPGLRVTRAQGDCAAVLRRPAEELLDRPLHLVLGVSPERARELDALAKEHRRHVEFISSHLGGEDATPLRLTLGLEEGETAACVQDLNALLEGAPPVQISRLSSSLSHEIRNPLSSVKMAVQTLARNAGLSDRDRRRLTIANREIRTMERMLWLLSEYGRDTTPNLDAHALRSVLQEATGMVALELAERRIDVRVDEETDLPRVRVDPNRLRPVLAQVLLNVAMAQPEDSAVEVALRRGPPGRVLMVLKDPAAALPPEESGTLFEPFGSRLARGAGLSLAALRRVMMGQGGDVAAEGSAEPGMVFTLTFAT, from the coding sequence ATGAACGCCCATCTCCTGCAAGCCGCATTGCTCGCCTGGTCCCCAGGCCTGCGGGTGACCCGCGCGCAGGGAGACTGCGCCGCGGTGCTTCGCCGCCCCGCGGAGGAGCTCCTGGACCGCCCGCTTCATCTGGTGCTCGGCGTTTCCCCCGAGCGCGCGCGCGAACTGGACGCCCTGGCGAAAGAGCACCGCCGCCACGTGGAGTTCATCTCCTCGCACCTGGGAGGAGAGGACGCCACGCCCCTGCGCTTGACGCTCGGACTGGAGGAAGGAGAGACGGCGGCGTGCGTGCAGGACCTCAACGCCCTGCTGGAAGGCGCGCCTCCCGTTCAAATCTCCCGGCTGTCGTCCTCCCTCAGCCACGAGATTCGCAACCCGCTGTCGTCCGTGAAGATGGCGGTGCAGACGCTGGCCCGGAACGCGGGCCTGTCAGACCGGGACCGGCGGAGGCTGACCATCGCCAACCGCGAGATTCGCACCATGGAGCGCATGCTGTGGCTCCTGTCCGAGTACGGCCGCGACACGACGCCCAACCTGGACGCTCACGCGCTGCGCTCGGTGCTCCAGGAGGCCACCGGCATGGTGGCGTTGGAGCTGGCCGAGCGTCGCATCGACGTGCGCGTGGACGAGGAGACGGACCTGCCTCGTGTGCGCGTGGACCCCAACCGCCTGCGCCCCGTGCTGGCCCAGGTGCTGCTCAACGTCGCCATGGCCCAACCCGAGGACAGTGCCGTGGAAGTCGCCCTCCGCCGAGGCCCGCCGGGCCGGGTGCTGATGGTGCTCAAGGACCCCGCCGCCGCCCTTCCTCCCGAGGAGAGCGGCACCCTGTTCGAGCCTTTCGGCTCACGCCTGGCCCGCGGCGCGGGCCTGTCCCTGGCCGCGCTGAGGCGCGTCATGATGGGCCAAGGTGGAGATGTCGCAGCCGAGGGCAGCGCCGAGCCCGGCATGGTGTTCACCCTGACGTTCGCCACCTGA
- a CDS encoding fused MFS/spermidine synthase yields MSLIARFPKNLVSVLLFLSGGTALVYELVWSKYLGNVLGNSGQAHAVVLATFMGGLALGATVFGRTADRVKSPLALYGVLELGVALYALVFPYVLDALGALWLSVAPSVPDGWRVGPRLLVAAVSLVVPTLLMGGTLPALVRHFADSLSGVQRELARLYAVNSLGAALGVFIAGTRLVPVLGLSASAKVAAGLNVVLAVAALLLARRHPPALAPGASAPVSDETANVAYPRVAVRAALVGVLLSGFTAMLYQVTWIRLLSIVLGASTYAFTLILTAFILGIGLGSFWLMTRAQKTDPLRLFGRMQVALVASLCVALPLYVRLPHLFRTAQWMMTRSVETWPLFQWLTFGFCCLVLLVPTFFMGAAFPAAARVATAKVSEVGRELGSVYLWNTVGTITGSALGGLVLMPWWGMEGNFVAGVVANLAAAALAFHAVPGRPASPARALWPVGAAALLAVVVLGGMSGWSLRLSGIASIRSHQKPPESYAKLVEETERDIRPVFYRDDTFATVMVADYPAAGLRFMKLNGKIDASNGSDVETQVIAGHLGALLHPREPKNVLLVGAGAAITAGSVLAHPVERLDMVEIAPAVIDAARLFKDDNRNAVDDPRTHVHVDDAKTFMALAQRKYDLVVSVPSNPWVAGVSGLFTRDFFQTVERHLTDDGVLVQWIHTYESNDELIRLVVRTLRDTFPHATTWLGPHDLVLVASRKPLTFDARRLAERMAAPDVKADMERVGLTDVFALLSKQVHSEDGQIAFAGPGPINTDDQNLLEYASPIAFFVANLDVRVKDERRSPEGSSRLFLEEYLKQHRPTPDEAARLYRNMERYHAMNDPLVRGVATLWRSVAPESRDAAVALAKAALAQKDLTLAASLLEPEIAKGVREPVLVATYLKLVTEQTWATRTAWTPVNPMPALELGRLVAAEHPKDSELSRAVRGLCDALPPSACATTGTSVASPPVP; encoded by the coding sequence ATGTCCCTCATCGCGCGTTTCCCGAAGAACCTTGTGTCGGTCCTCCTCTTCCTGTCGGGAGGTACCGCGCTGGTCTACGAGTTGGTCTGGTCCAAGTATCTCGGGAATGTCCTCGGCAACAGTGGCCAGGCGCACGCCGTGGTCCTCGCCACCTTCATGGGGGGCCTGGCGCTGGGGGCGACTGTCTTCGGGCGGACAGCGGACCGGGTGAAGAGTCCACTGGCGCTCTACGGTGTGCTGGAATTGGGGGTGGCGCTGTACGCGCTCGTCTTCCCGTATGTGTTGGACGCGCTGGGGGCCTTGTGGCTTTCGGTGGCGCCGAGCGTGCCGGATGGCTGGCGCGTGGGGCCTCGGCTCCTCGTAGCGGCCGTGTCGCTGGTGGTGCCCACGCTGCTGATGGGCGGGACGTTGCCGGCCCTGGTGCGCCACTTCGCGGACAGCCTCTCGGGGGTGCAGCGGGAGCTGGCCCGGCTGTACGCGGTGAACAGCCTGGGCGCGGCGCTGGGCGTCTTCATCGCGGGGACGCGCCTGGTGCCCGTGTTGGGCTTGTCCGCTTCGGCGAAGGTGGCCGCGGGGCTCAACGTGGTGCTCGCGGTGGCGGCGCTGCTGCTGGCTCGCAGGCATCCTCCCGCGTTGGCGCCGGGGGCCTCCGCGCCGGTGTCGGACGAGACGGCGAACGTGGCCTATCCCCGCGTGGCGGTGCGCGCGGCGCTGGTGGGCGTGTTGCTGTCTGGCTTCACGGCGATGCTGTACCAGGTGACGTGGATTCGACTGCTGTCCATCGTCCTGGGCGCGTCGACCTACGCCTTCACGCTCATTTTGACGGCGTTCATCCTGGGCATCGGCCTGGGGAGCTTCTGGCTGATGACGCGGGCCCAGAAGACGGACCCGCTGCGGTTGTTCGGGCGCATGCAGGTGGCGCTGGTGGCCAGCCTCTGTGTGGCCTTGCCGCTGTATGTCCGGCTGCCGCACTTGTTCCGCACGGCGCAGTGGATGATGACGCGCTCGGTGGAGACGTGGCCGCTGTTCCAGTGGCTGACGTTCGGCTTCTGCTGTCTGGTGTTGCTGGTGCCCACCTTCTTCATGGGGGCGGCGTTCCCGGCGGCGGCGCGCGTGGCGACGGCGAAGGTGTCCGAGGTGGGGCGCGAGCTGGGCAGCGTGTACCTGTGGAACACGGTGGGCACGATTACGGGCTCCGCCTTGGGCGGGCTGGTGTTGATGCCGTGGTGGGGCATGGAGGGCAACTTCGTGGCGGGGGTGGTGGCGAACCTCGCCGCCGCGGCCCTGGCCTTCCACGCGGTGCCGGGTCGTCCCGCGAGTCCGGCCCGTGCGCTCTGGCCGGTGGGCGCGGCGGCGCTGCTGGCGGTGGTGGTGCTGGGCGGGATGAGTGGCTGGTCGCTGCGGCTGTCGGGCATCGCGTCCATCCGCTCACACCAGAAGCCTCCGGAGAGCTACGCGAAGCTGGTCGAGGAGACGGAGCGCGACATCCGTCCGGTCTTCTACCGGGATGACACCTTCGCCACGGTGATGGTGGCGGACTACCCGGCCGCGGGGCTTCGCTTCATGAAGCTCAACGGGAAGATTGACGCGTCGAACGGCAGTGACGTGGAGACGCAGGTCATCGCGGGGCACCTGGGCGCGCTGCTGCATCCGCGTGAGCCGAAGAACGTGCTGCTGGTGGGCGCCGGCGCGGCGATTACCGCGGGCAGTGTGCTGGCGCATCCGGTGGAGCGCCTGGACATGGTGGAGATTGCGCCGGCCGTCATCGATGCGGCGCGCCTGTTCAAGGATGACAATCGCAACGCGGTGGATGACCCGCGCACGCATGTCCACGTGGACGACGCGAAGACGTTCATGGCGTTGGCGCAGCGCAAGTATGACCTGGTGGTGAGCGTGCCCTCGAACCCGTGGGTGGCGGGGGTGTCCGGGCTGTTCACCCGGGACTTCTTCCAGACGGTGGAGCGGCACCTCACGGACGATGGCGTGCTGGTGCAGTGGATTCACACGTACGAGAGCAACGACGAGCTCATCCGGCTGGTGGTCCGCACGCTGCGGGACACGTTCCCGCATGCGACGACGTGGCTGGGGCCGCATGACCTGGTGCTGGTGGCCAGCCGCAAGCCGCTGACCTTCGACGCGCGGCGGTTGGCCGAGCGCATGGCCGCGCCCGACGTGAAGGCGGACATGGAGCGGGTGGGGCTCACGGATGTGTTCGCGCTCCTGTCCAAGCAGGTGCACAGCGAGGACGGGCAGATTGCGTTCGCGGGTCCTGGGCCCATCAACACGGATGACCAGAACCTGCTGGAGTACGCCTCGCCCATCGCGTTCTTCGTGGCGAACCTGGACGTGCGGGTGAAGGACGAGCGCCGCTCTCCAGAGGGCAGCTCGCGGCTCTTCCTGGAGGAGTACCTGAAGCAGCACCGCCCGACACCGGACGAGGCGGCCCGGCTGTACCGCAACATGGAGCGCTACCACGCGATGAACGACCCGCTGGTGCGAGGCGTGGCGACGCTGTGGCGCTCGGTGGCCCCGGAGAGTCGTGATGCGGCGGTGGCGCTGGCCAAGGCGGCGCTGGCGCAGAAGGACCTGACGCTGGCGGCCTCGTTGCTCGAGCCCGAAATCGCCAAGGGCGTGCGGGAGCCGGTGCTGGTCGCGACGTATCTGAAGCTCGTCACCGAGCAGACCTGGGCGACCCGGACGGCGTGGACACCCGTGAATCCGATGCCCGCGTTGGAGCTGGGGCGGCTCGTGGCAGCGGAGCATCCAAAGGACTCGGAGCTGTCCCGGGCGGTGCGCGGCCTCTGTGATGCGCTGCCGCCGTCGGCGTGCGCGACCACGGGGACCTCCGTGGCCTCGCCTCCCGTGCCGTGA